The following coding sequences are from one Peromyscus eremicus chromosome X, PerEre_H2_v1, whole genome shotgun sequence window:
- the LOC131899032 gene encoding actin-related protein 2/3 complex subunit 1A-like has product MSLHQFLLEPITCHAWNRDRTQIALSPNNHEVHIYKKNGSQWMKAHELKEHNGHITGIDWAPKSDRIVTCGADRNAYVWSQKDGIWKPTLVIVRINRAATFVKWSPLENKFAVGSGARLISVCYFESENDWWMSKHIKKPIRSTVLSLDWHPNNVLLAAGSCDFKCRVFSAYIKEVDEKPASTPWGSKMPFGQLMSEFGGSGTGGWVHGVSFSASGSRLAWVSHDSTVSIADASKSVQVSTLKTEFLPLLSVSFVSENSVVAAGHDCCPMLFNYDDRGYLTFVSKLDVPKQSIQRNMSAMERFRNMDKRATTEDRNTALETLHRNSITQVSIYEVDKQDCRKFCTTDIDGAMTIWDFKTLESSIQGLRIM; this is encoded by the coding sequence atgtctctgcatcagtttctgctaGAGCCAATCACCTGTCATGCCTGGAATAGGGATCGTACCCAGATTGCCCTGAGCCCCAATAATCACGAAGTACATATCTACAAGAAGAATGGGAGCCAGTGGATGAAAGCTCATGAGCTGAAGGAACATAACGGCCACATCACAGGTATTGACTGGGCTCCTAAGAGCGATCGCATTGTCACTTGTGGGGCAGACCGAAACGCCTACGTCTGGAGTCAGAAGGATGGCATCTGGAAGCCTACCCTGGTGATCGTGAGGATTAACCGCGCAGCCACTTTTGTGAAGTGGTCCCCACTGGAGAACAAGTTTGCTGTGGGTAGTGGGGCCCGGCTCATCTCTGTTTGTTACTTTGAGTCTGAAAACGACTGGTGGATGAGCAAACACATTAAGAAGCCGATTCGCTCCACAGTCCTCAGCTTGGACTGGCATCCCAACAATGTTTTGCTGGCTGCAGGCTCGTGTGacttcaaatgcagagtgttttctGCCTACATCAAAGAGGTGGATGAGAAGCCAGCCAGCACGCCCTGGGGCAGCAAGATGCCTTTTGGTCAGCTGATGTCTGAGTTTGGTGGCAGTGGGACCGGCGGCTGGGTGCATGGGGTCAGCTTCTCTGCCAGTGGGAGCCGCCTGGCCTGGGTCAGCCATGACAGCACTGTGTCCATTGCTGATGCCTCGAAAAGTGTGCAGGTTTCAACTCTGAAGACGGAGTTCCTGCCACTGCTGAGTGTGTCATTCGTCTCAGAGAACAGCGTTGTGGCTGCCGGCCATGACTGCTGTCCGATGCTCTTTAACTATGACGACCGTGGCTACTTGACCTTTGTGTCCAAGCTAGACGTCCCAAAACAGAGCATCCAGCGCAACATGTCCGCTATGGAACGCTTCCGCAACATGGACAAGAGAGCCACAACTGAGGACCGCAACACAGCCTTGGAGACGCTGCACCGGAACAGCATCACTCAGGTGTCTATTTATGAGGTGGACAAGCAAGACTGTCGGAAATTCTGCACTACTGACATCGATGGAGCCATGACAATTTGGGATTTTAAGACCCTGGAGTCTTCCATCCAGGGCCTCCGGATAATGTGA